The following are encoded in a window of Salegentibacter mishustinae genomic DNA:
- a CDS encoding pirin family protein, protein MRSIKKIHDAVSSPIADLITYRALPTNSIDHIDPFLFLNHHGYQEYSENNNGLPFGPHPHRGFETVTFILKGDLIHKDSSGWESVIKAGGVQWMTAGKGLIHAEISSDEFKRNGGELELLQLWVNLPAKHKMTEPNYKGLQEEDIPQLSLDNGKVKLAVVSGHWENKNGAFQPLNDIQLATMHFAEGGKYSVEISSERNIFFYVVKGNLKVNGNEAKIHNLVEFDNDGEKLEIEALEESILLLGHAAPFNEPIVAQGPFVMNSQQEIQQAFLDYQNGEFGNWNG, encoded by the coding sequence ATGAGAAGCATAAAAAAAATTCACGATGCCGTAAGCTCTCCTATTGCAGATCTTATTACTTATCGTGCCTTACCTACAAATTCTATAGATCATATTGATCCGTTCTTATTCTTAAACCACCACGGTTATCAAGAATATTCAGAAAATAATAATGGACTGCCTTTTGGGCCACACCCACACCGTGGTTTCGAGACGGTAACTTTTATTTTGAAAGGTGACCTAATCCACAAAGATAGTAGTGGCTGGGAAAGTGTAATTAAAGCCGGGGGCGTACAATGGATGACTGCCGGAAAAGGACTTATTCATGCTGAAATTTCTTCAGATGAATTTAAAAGAAACGGTGGCGAACTGGAACTCCTTCAACTTTGGGTAAACCTACCCGCAAAGCATAAAATGACCGAACCTAATTATAAAGGACTCCAGGAAGAAGATATTCCGCAGTTAAGTTTAGATAACGGCAAAGTAAAATTAGCCGTAGTTTCCGGACATTGGGAAAACAAAAATGGCGCTTTCCAACCTTTAAATGATATTCAATTGGCCACGATGCATTTTGCTGAAGGGGGTAAATATTCTGTAGAGATTTCTTCAGAAAGGAATATTTTCTTTTACGTAGTTAAAGGAAATTTGAAAGTAAACGGCAATGAGGCCAAAATACATAACCTGGTAGAGTTTGATAATGATGGCGAAAAACTGGAAATTGAAGCTTTGGAAGAAAGTATTTTACTTCTAGGACACGCCGCACCTTTTAACGAACCTATAGTAGCACAGGGACCTTTTGTAATGAACTCGCAACAGGAAATTCAACAAGCTTTTCTCGATTATCAAAATGGGGAATTTGGAAATTGGAATGGCTAA
- the hemG gene encoding menaquinone-dependent protoporphyrinogen IX dehydrogenase — translation MKDRDNFTKRKIGIIYSSVDGQTLKICQELNRVFDKNEIETELFSIDSFYADLSEFHTLVIGASIRYGKHNKNVSEFVLKNKEYLNEIRIAFFSVNLVARNEDKNTPDTNPYLIKFLKKTDWNPKFIDVFAGKLDYKSYSFLDRLLIKLIMKLTNGPTKSKKPIEFTDWKRVEAFGLRISKDYLNSKNSNS, via the coding sequence ATGAAAGACCGAGATAACTTTACGAAGCGAAAAATTGGAATTATTTATTCTTCTGTAGATGGACAGACTCTTAAAATTTGCCAGGAATTAAATAGAGTTTTTGATAAGAACGAAATTGAAACAGAACTTTTCTCAATTGATTCTTTTTATGCCGATTTATCTGAATTTCACACATTGGTTATTGGGGCAAGTATTCGGTATGGAAAACATAATAAAAATGTTTCCGAATTTGTATTGAAAAACAAGGAATATTTAAATGAAATAAGAATTGCATTTTTCTCAGTTAATCTTGTAGCCCGAAACGAAGATAAAAACACCCCTGATACAAATCCTTACCTGATTAAATTCCTGAAAAAGACTGACTGGAATCCTAAATTCATAGATGTGTTTGCCGGAAAATTAGATTATAAATCTTACTCATTCCTTGATAGATTATTGATCAAACTCATTATGAAATTAACCAATGGGCCAACGAAATCAAAAAAGCCAATAGAATTTACAGATTGGAAAAGAGTAGAGGCTTTTGGTCTGCGTATAAGTAAGGACTATCTAAATTCAAAGAATTCGAATTCCTAA
- a CDS encoding alpha/beta hydrolase, which yields MHKKEIYTAGKELREAEKVLILIHGRGGSAKEFLSLANRLNTPDFAILAPQASDFTWYPDSFLAPVAQNEPAYSSALRVLKELLEDIKETGIASENIYVAGFSQGACLTLEFVTRNAQRFGGVVAFTGGLIGDKINTENYSGDFNGTPIFIGTGDPDPHVPVERVEASAEILREMNANVEVKIYKNRPHSISEDELKLANQFVFN from the coding sequence ATGCATAAAAAAGAGATATATACCGCCGGTAAAGAATTACGGGAAGCAGAAAAAGTTTTGATCTTAATTCACGGCCGTGGCGGTAGTGCAAAGGAATTCCTTTCTTTAGCCAACCGCTTAAACACCCCAGATTTTGCAATTTTAGCCCCGCAGGCTTCAGACTTTACCTGGTACCCAGATTCGTTCTTAGCTCCTGTTGCTCAAAACGAACCCGCCTATTCTTCCGCTTTAAGAGTGCTGAAAGAATTGTTGGAAGATATAAAAGAAACGGGCATTGCCTCTGAGAATATTTATGTTGCAGGCTTTTCACAAGGCGCCTGTTTAACACTCGAATTTGTAACCCGAAACGCGCAGAGATTTGGCGGCGTAGTTGCTTTCACCGGCGGACTTATTGGCGATAAAATTAATACGGAAAATTATTCGGGTGATTTTAACGGCACACCTATTTTTATTGGCACCGGAGATCCAGATCCTCACGTACCGGTAGAGCGTGTAGAAGCTTCAGCTGAAATTTTACGTGAAATGAATGCCAATGTTGAAGTGAAAATCTATAAAAACAGGCCTCATAGCATTTCAGAGGATGAGTTGAAACTCGCCAATCAATTTGTATTTAATTAA